A genomic segment from Eubalaena glacialis isolate mEubGla1 chromosome 16, mEubGla1.1.hap2.+ XY, whole genome shotgun sequence encodes:
- the RFC3 gene encoding replication factor C subunit 3 isoform X2 → MCILRELYGVGVEKLRIEHQTITTPSKKKIEISTIASNYHLEVNPSDAGNSDRVVIQEMLKTVAQSQQLETNSQKDFKVVLLTEVDKLTKDAQHALRRTMEKYMSTCRLILCCNSTSKVIPPIRSRCLAVRVPAPSIEDVCHVLSTVCKKEGLNLPSQLARRLAEKSCRNLRKALLMCEACRVQQYPFTADQEIPETDWEVYLRETANAIVSQQTPQRLLEVRGRLYELLTHCIPPEIIMKGLLSELLHNCDGQLKGEVAQMAAYYEHRLQLGSKAIYHLEAFVAKFMALYKKFMEDGLEGMIF, encoded by the exons ACTCCatctaaaaagaaaattgaaattagcACTATTGCAAGCAATTACCACCTTGAAGTTAATCCCAG tgATGCTGGAAATAGTGACCGGGTAGTAATTCAGGAGATGTTGAAAACAGTGGCACAATCACAGCAACTTGAAACAAACTCTCAAAAAGATTTTAAAG TCGTGTTATTGACAGAAGTTGACAAACTCACTAAAGATGCTCAGCATGCCTTGCGCAGAACCATGGAAAAGTATATGTCCACCTGCAGGTTGATCTTGTGTTGCAATTCTACATCAAAAGTGATACCACCTATTCGTAGTAGGTGCCTTGCAGTTCGTGTGCCTGCTCCCAGCATTGAAGAT GTTTGCCATGTGTTATCTACTGTGTGCAAGAAGGAAGGTCTAAATCTTCCTTCACAACTGGCTCGTAGACTTGCAGAGAAGTCCTGCAGAAATCTCAGAAAAGCCCTGCTTATGTGTGAAGCCTGCAGAGTGCAACA ATATCCTTTCACTGCAGATCAAGAAATCCCTGAAACAGATTGGGAGGTGTATCTGAGGGAGACTGCCAATGCTATTGTCAGTCAGCAGACTCCACAGAG gCTCCTTGAAGTTCGTGGGAGACTCTATGAGCTTCTAACTCATTGTATTCCTCCTGAAATAATAATGAAG GGCCTTCTATCAGAACTTTTACATAATTGTGATGGACAACTGAAAGGGGAAGTGGCCCAGATGGCAGCTTACTATGAACATCGTCTACAGCTGGGTAGCAAAGCCATTTATCACTTGGAAGCATTTGTGGCCAAATTTATGGCACTTTATAAGAAGTTCATGGAGGATGGATTGGAAGGCATGATATTCTGA